From Arctopsyche grandis isolate Sample6627 chromosome 12, ASM5162203v2, whole genome shotgun sequence, one genomic window encodes:
- the ND-B17.2 gene encoding NADH dehydrogenase (ubiquinone) B17.2 subunit, producing the protein MEKYFKLFALDKVCNLYSIIKQNGGLWSSYYKLYRTDDLKHGVLVGEDKYGNKYFENPKYFFTKNRWVEYNPNYGLWYDGSQIPPEWFGWMHYKTDLLPHQDGSRPKYKWMSDHTENMSGTKGQYVPYSTTQPKIEAWTPKTK; encoded by the exons ATGGAGAAATACTTCAAGCTCTTCGCTTTGGATAAAGTATGCAATCTTTACAGTATAATCAAACAAAATGGTGGTCTTTGGAGCTCCTACTACAAACTGTATAG AACTGACGATTTGAAACATGGTGTCCTAGTCGGCGAAGATAAATACGGCAACAAATACTTTGAAAATCCAAAGTATTTCTTCACCAAAAACCGTTGGGTAGAATACAATCCGAACTACGGCCTTTGGTACGACGGCAGTCAg ATCCCACCAGAATGGTTCGGTTGGATGCATTACAAGACTGACCTTCTGCCTCATCAG GATGGCTCCCGACCGAAATACAAATGGATGTCCGACCACACTGAAAATATGTCAGGTACCAAGGGTCAATACGTCCCGTACAGCACCACCCAGCCCAAGATCGAAGCTTGGACTCCGAAGACTAAATAA
- the LOC143920394 gene encoding protein CDV3 homolog: MADLDDFFAKKDRKRNKQAKKQAAADEPKRADEPRRDKPERERRDDDQPQQHSHSNSNTQEEDEWREVEVAKKADYSGLKLQHLAPGQEGFASSESINSGTANTTNEQKIKGPWNKQQEQVEVKEVEKEMPAPSEVVIPPPPTSKAYVPPLLRNRPPGSSSDTPLRYNRYGKPLAPDINNEEFFPVLGESGKKHHGGGGGGGQWSEASRGAPPSSRMPPSQVSLGNRYTSLTHDS; encoded by the exons ATGGCCGATCTGGACGACTTCTTCGCGAAGAAGGACCGCAAACGCAACAAGCAGGCGAAGAAGCAGGCGGCCGCCGACGAGCCGAAACGAGCCGACGAACCGCGACGCGACAAACCAGAGAGGGAGCGCCGCGACGACGACCAGCCCCAGCAACACTCCCACTCCAACTCTAACACTCAG GAAGAAGATGAATGGCGAGAGGTGGAGGTGGCCAAGAAAGCGGACTATTCCGGATTGAAATTACAGCATTTGGCGCCGGGACAAGAAGGCTTCGCCAGTTCGGAAAGTATCAACAGCGGAACGGCCAATACGACCAACGAACAGAAGATTAAAGGACCATGGAATAAA CAACAGGAACAGGTCGAAGTTAAAGAAGTAGAAAAGGAAATGCCAGCTCCGTCGGAAGTAGTCATACCTCCGCCGCCGACGTCTAAAGCTTACGTGCCACCGCTTTTAAGAAATCGACCGCCAGGCAGCTCGTCGGATACTCCGCTCCGTTACAACAGATATGGA aaaCCTTTGGCTCCGGATATAAATAACGAAGAATTCTTCCCGGTTTTGGGAGAATCCGGGAAGAAGCATCACGGCGGGGGCGGTGGAGGTGGTCAATGGTCTGAAGCGAGTCGCGGTGCGCCTCCGTCGTCAAGAATGCCTCCTTCTCAAGTGTCTCTCGGAAATCGTTACACTTCGTTGACGCACGACAGCTAG